The Arachidicoccus terrestris genome includes the window AGTAAAATAAATCTGTTTAACGCCGTCAACTCTTACCGTGTATGTTTGCTTTTTCCCTTCCCAGCTCTCGAACTTAATATGATGCTTATCCAGATTATGGATAAAATCGCCAACAGAACTTACTGTAAAGCATAAATGACTGTTTTTGTCATGTTTTGTTTTGCCCGATGCACCCTGAATTAAATGCAACATAATTTTAGGTCCGACAGAAAACCAAGTATGCCGGCCATCATGAAATGGTTCCGGCATCGTATCCAGTCCGATTATTTGCCGGTAAAAGTCAGTGCTGATCTTCAGGTCCGAAACATATACTGCAATATGATTCAGCGAAGCCCCTGTTTTTAATGCCTGTGATTTAATGGATCCTGCCATCAAGAGAATAAAGACCAGTGTGACAATACTTTTGTTTTTCATTTAATATTTCTTTTAGTCAAATAAGTAATTTAAAATGAACTGTTCGTTAAAGATACCTTTTGTTTGTCGGATGGGAATAAACTTTTCATACAAAGTCCCTTTGACCGGTTATCCGCTACTCCGTTTTCCGGCTCCTTTAGTTCTATATACGGATAACGCTGAAAATTTCGGTGATAAGATCCCCAATGGAGCCCGGCAAAAAATGGTCTTGAAGATCCGTTAATAACGGACCTTCAAGACCATTATAACCGAGCCTGTTAGAAGTTATGGGAAGTGAATATTGCAGAACATATATGCCGCCCAGGATCACACAACGGCATTGCAGGCTTAGCAGTTCACCATCCAGCGGATTCCATATTTATCTATAGCATTCCCATGCCAAGCACCCCAAAATTGCTTTTCAAAAGGAACCAGTATTGTTCCTGCCTCAGCAAGATGATTGAATATCTTTATTCCGTTTTCCACATTAGAGACCTCCAGAGACAGGGCAACATCTCCACTGTTCTTTTTTGCAGGACTCTCCGGAGAAATATCGCTTGCAAATATTTCCAGATTCCCAAAGCTGAGCCTGCCGTGCAACACTTTGTCTTTAAAATTATCTGGAACAATTATTGGCGAATGATCATATCTAACCAGGATTTCTACTGTACCGCCCAGAATGTCCTTATAGTAATTCAATGCTTCTTCACAATTTCCTTCAAAATTCAGGTATGGAATAAGCTTATTTATTTTTGTCTTCATGGCTTTCTTTAAAATTATCTCTTTATCTATATATAAGGTTATCGTATGCGGTAACAATATTGTCATCGTCAATAAAGAATCACACGAATCTGCACGACCCTGCTAAGTCCTTTTTTAAACGCAAACAAACCGCAAGCCAAATATTTTCAACACCGCTGAAGCTTTCTATTTTAAGCCCCGGTCTATACTCCTCTTTATTTATCCGGCGGTGCGGGGATTAAGCCTGGAGGAATAAGTCCTATCTGCAGCAAGACACCCAGCCGGTCTCCCTGCATCCAGGCATTTATGACCTTCCCGTCCCGCAACTGGTATACAACAATTGCGTTGTCTGTTACAGTTTTACCACTGGCGGGAATACTTCTAAATGGCTGCGTATGAGCAGCGTTCCATGTCCAGCGTACAATGACCTTATCTCCATCTGCCATCATATCTAGAATATTCCATTGAATATCTGGAAAGGCATCTATGACTGCCTGTACTGTACTCCGAAAGCTTTCTACTCCTTTCCCGTTCGTATTTCCTATTCCGGTATACTCCGGTGAAATAACTCGGTCCAATAGTTCAAACTTTTTATTATTCAGGATATTTTCATACAGGAAGCGTATGGTCTTCTTGTTTTCTAATTCCTCTGCTGTAGGCGTTTTTATATCAGGCCTGGGTTGAACTTCCCTCACCTCTATTGTACCACCTTGCTCTAAAATGGGGCATTTTTTCGCTAATTGCAATGCGTCTTCGAACGCCGAGGCTCTTATA containing:
- a CDS encoding VOC family protein produces the protein MKNKSIVTLVFILLMAGSIKSQALKTGASLNHIAVYVSDLKISTDFYRQIIGLDTMPEPFHDGRHTWFSVGPKIMLHLIQGASGKTKHDKNSHLCFTVSSVGDFIHNLDKHHIKFESWEGKKQTYTVRVDGVKQIYFTDPDGYWIEVNDARE
- a CDS encoding VOC family protein, which codes for MKTKINKLIPYLNFEGNCEEALNYYKDILGGTVEILVRYDHSPIIVPDNFKDKVLHGRLSFGNLEIFASDISPESPAKKNSGDVALSLEVSNVENGIKIFNHLAEAGTILVPFEKQFWGAWHGNAIDKYGIRWMVNC
- a CDS encoding ester cyclase, translated to MKEYILLIRLPRHYGAEEATTVRAKWTALTDHWKEQGIFVTSFVFPSESYVVSSNDKVVNEEVVANGLRLISCLIIRASAFEDALQLAKKCPILEQGGTIEVREVQPRPDIKTPTAEELENKKTIRFLYENILNNKKFELLDRVISPEYTGIGNTNGKGVESFRSTVQAVIDAFPDIQWNILDMMADGDKVIVRWTWNAAHTQPFRSIPASGKTVTDNAIVVYQLRDGKVINAWMQGDRLGVLLQIGLIPPGLIPAPPDK